The sequence TTCAGCTTTTATGAGACTTTCGCATATTGATGAAGGGCCATATCGGCTTTTCTTTGAAAGTATAGAAGGTGGAACAGCAAGGGGACGTTACTCTATTATAGCCCTCAAGCCTGACACGGTGTGGATGTGCCAAGATGGCAAAGCCACACGCGATGGTATTGAGCAGCAAGAAGGGCCGCTTGCCTCTTTAAAATTATTGGTGGAAGAAAGTCAGATCGATTTGCCTGACGAATTGCCTCCAATGATTGGTGGTGTTTTTGGGGTTTTGGGGTACGATATGGTACGCCAAATGGAGCATTTACCCCAAATGCCTAAGAATGATCTCTCTATCCCTGAAGGGGTAATGATCAGGCCTGGGTTATTCATTATATTTGATACGGTTAAAGACGAGCTTGTTATAGCTGTTCCAGTCCGAAAAAATCAAACAACTCCAGAAGCAGAAGCTCTTATCCGGCGCGTTTATGAGGCACTGACAGGACCTCTTCCTGTTGAACAGGAAAAAACAGCACCTTCCACTGGAAATTTGGCTGAACCTCGTTCAAATATGACTCACGAAGCTTTCTTGCAAAAGATAGCTCAGGCCAAAGACTATATTGCAGCGGGTGATGCTTTCCAAATTGTTCCCAGTCAGCGTTTTGAGACAGAATTTCCTCTTTCGCCTTTAGCGCTTTATCGTAGCCTGCGTCGTGTAAATCCTGCTCCTTTCCTTTTTCTGATGGAACTTGGTGTTTATTCTTTGGTAGGATCGTCACCAGAAATATTAGTTCGTTTGCAGGATGGTGAAATTACGGTAAGGCCACTTGCTGGAACGCGCCCTCGTGGTCATACGCGTAAAGAGGATGAAGCGTTAGAAAAAGAGCTTCTTGCGGACGAAAAAGAACTTTCCGAACATCTTATGCTCATAGATCTAGGGCGCAATGATGTAGGGCGAGTTTCTCAGCTCGGTACGGTCAGTGTGCCAGAAAAATTCATGATAGAGCGTTATAGTCATGTAATGCATATTTCTTCTACGGTTACTGGCCGTGTGCGTCCTGAATTAAGCAATCTGGAAGTTTTATCGGCAGCTTTTCCTGCTGGGACCCTTACAGGAGCGCCTAAAATCAGGGCTATGGAAATTATTGATGAGCTAGAGCCTACACGCCGTGGCCCTTATGCTGGCTGTGTAGGATATTTTAGCGCAGATGGTCGGATGGATACCT comes from Aristophania vespae and encodes:
- the trpE gene encoding anthranilate synthase component I, producing the protein MSEIAYLTVAADLLTPLSAFMRLSHIDEGPYRLFFESIEGGTARGRYSIIALKPDTVWMCQDGKATRDGIEQQEGPLASLKLLVEESQIDLPDELPPMIGGVFGVLGYDMVRQMEHLPQMPKNDLSIPEGVMIRPGLFIIFDTVKDELVIAVPVRKNQTTPEAEALIRRVYEALTGPLPVEQEKTAPSTGNLAEPRSNMTHEAFLQKIAQAKDYIAAGDAFQIVPSQRFETEFPLSPLALYRSLRRVNPAPFLFLMELGVYSLVGSSPEILVRLQDGEITVRPLAGTRPRGHTRKEDEALEKELLADEKELSEHLMLIDLGRNDVGRVSQLGTVSVPEKFMIERYSHVMHISSTVTGRVRPELSNLEVLSAAFPAGTLTGAPKIRAMEIIDELEPTRRGPYAGCVGYFSADGRMDTCIGLRMALLKEGKMYVQAGCGVVAESDPEAEYQETRAKARALFRAAELALQQATNGQDLQIKTTQTGRNPQPSGGVK